Sequence from the Elusimicrobiota bacterium genome:
TTGTGATTTTATTCTCTTTCTCTCCGGGCTGTGTTTTTTCTTTTGGCTTAATTTTATAACTTCTATCACCGTTCCGGTCAGTGAATCCTTATCCGCAATAATGACAACGGGTCTGTCCGCAGTTTTTCCCAATGTATCCTTAATAATTTTGTTGAGGGTTGTTCTGTCCACTTGCCGCTTATTTATATGAATCGTTCCTTCTTTTGTTACCGCCACGAATATACTTTCTCTTGACACTTCTGATGCAGTGCTTGCTTTTGGTTTTCGTACAGTTACTCCAGTTTCAAGCGTAAATGTAGCGGCTACTAAAAAGAAAATGATTAGTTGAAAAACTATATCCACCATGGGTGCCATATTTATTTCCGGCATCTTCTTATTTCTACGAAGGGAATAATCGCTTAAATTATTCATTGGTACTTTTCAGAGTTAGAAAATTAATTAATTTCATAGAACTCTTTTCCAAATCATTCATAATATCGTCTATCTTTTTTGAGATAGAATTATGAAAATACATCGCCGGTATGGAAACCATCAATCCGGAAGCGGTAGTAATCAATGCCTCCGAGATGCCTTTCGCCAGCAATTGGGGATTACCGGCTCCGTGCAAAGTAATCGTGGTAAATGTCGCAACCATTCCTGTTACCGTGCCTAACAAACTTAAAAGCGGTTCTATAGTGGCTAACACGGAAATAGTAGCAACACCCTTTTCAAGTTTCGGATACTTTTCATGAAAAATCTGCTCCGCTGTTGCCAGATAAGTATCACGATTTTCCCGCTCGGAAGAAAGGAGTTCCAAAAATGTATCGGAAACCGCATTCTGTTTGCTCAAGCATAAACTTTTTACTTCCTCTATCTTCTTGGCAGCGAGCAAGCGAATTACATCCTCGGTAAATTTCGCTGAATCTCTTGACTCTTTTTTTAATAAAAAATGTTTTTCTACTATCAAGAACCAGACAACCAGACAACAAATTATTATCGGTATCATCACCGGTCCGCCGGATATTACAAAATCTAAAATAACTCTATTCATTTTTCAATCTCGTAAAGAGTTGATTAACTTGACTGCATTTTTTTCCAAATCCTGTGCGATTTTATCCGCTTTTATAGATAAATAATTGTGTATAAGTAACGCCGGAATGGCTACAAACAGACCGTATTCGCCAGAAGAGGAGCGATACTGGTACATATAGCAATTGTGGAGAGATTCTTTTCCAATTTGGGCAGTTCTTCAAGATGCTGTTCATGCAGCATTTCTTCAACCACCTTTATTCCTTTTTGATGATGCTCCAAGCCCACATGCAACATTCTTGCTACCGGTCCGGAAACAGTTTCACATAATTTTATAGCATCCTCTCTGTGCCCTCTGTCCCAGAGCGCCATTATTCTCTCCATCAGCACATCGGCATTCGTATATTCCCGTCTGAATGTAAGCAACCTTTCCGCCGACATCACTATTATAAGTAATGCTACTATGCTAATCGGTAGCATTACCGGCCCGCCTTTTACAAACCAGTTCCGGAGCCCGCCAATTTTACCCGCTTCTTTTAATTTTGTGCCTAATGTAACATCAATCGGTATCAGCAACTTTTTTTCACCTTTTTCAATCCGCTTGAATATATTTTCCAGTTTTCCCTTCAATGAATAGTTAATATCTTTTTTCCAGTAATAACTGATTTCATTTTTTAATATCTTTCTTTCTAAAAAGCCGATATT
This genomic interval carries:
- a CDS encoding biopolymer transporter ExbD, giving the protein MNNLSDYSLRRNKKMPEINMAPMVDIVFQLIIFFLVAATFTLETGVTVRKPKASTASEVSRESIFVAVTKEGTIHINKRQVDRTTLNKIIKDTLGKTADRPVVIIADKDSLTGTVIEVIKLSQKKKHSPERKRIKSQSRDLLPLNLFGKLVLNLTPRHLQAK
- a CDS encoding MotA/TolQ/ExbB proton channel family protein, which encodes MNRVILDFVISGGPVMIPIIICCLVVWFLIVEKHFLLKKESRDSAKFTEDVIRLLAAKKIEEVKSLCLSKQNAVSDTFLELLSSERENRDTYLATAEQIFHEKYPKLEKGVATISVLATIEPLLSLLGTVTGMVATFTTITLHGAGNPQLLAKGISEALITTASGLMVSIPAMYFHNSISKKIDDIMNDLEKSSMKLINFLTLKSTNE